A genomic stretch from Deltaproteobacteria bacterium includes:
- a CDS encoding helix-turn-helix transcriptional regulator, which yields MQAHTRKHPTEKIELRFVGPIANMAKAVETLKPLGFVDTSDSVPWREAYPECSEAQLIGKALAGARYREGFTQTKLSELTGIPQRHISEMENGKRPIGKEMAKRLGKALNIGYKVFL from the coding sequence ATGCAGGCACACACGAGAAAGCACCCTACTGAAAAGATTGAACTGAGGTTCGTCGGGCCGATTGCTAACATGGCAAAGGCAGTTGAAACATTGAAGCCCCTTGGATTTGTGGACACGTCCGATTCCGTCCCTTGGCGCGAGGCATACCCTGAATGCTCGGAAGCGCAGCTTATCGGCAAGGCCTTGGCCGGCGCACGATACCGGGAGGGATTTACGCAGACTAAGCTTTCTGAACTGACCGGGATTCCGCAGCGCCATATCAGCGAGATGGAAAACGGCAAGCGTCCCATCGGCAAGGAAATGGCGAAGCGCTTGGGGAAGGCTTTGAACATCGGTTACAAGGTGTTTTTGTAG